In a single window of the Terriglobus roseus genome:
- a CDS encoding TetR/AcrR family transcriptional regulator, which produces MKNAERRTSLIEAARTLFAERGFHGTTTKQVAAAAGVTESLIFRHFENKESLYHAVIDDYVERSRRPDWHDEIRACMAANSDADLIRALVAYVIGAYRGHPVMQRLVLFAILEGYHKEADRACHLPKALQKEVIAYFKRRQEEGALQPMNPAAVFHIIFGMARSYAIGKYCYKLKEVAISDDEATEAFSQFAIRAVMK; this is translated from the coding sequence ATGAAGAACGCTGAACGTCGCACGAGCCTCATTGAAGCTGCCAGGACGCTGTTCGCGGAACGTGGCTTCCATGGCACCACAACGAAGCAGGTCGCAGCCGCGGCAGGCGTCACGGAATCGCTTATCTTCAGGCACTTCGAGAACAAGGAGTCGCTCTATCACGCGGTGATTGACGATTACGTGGAGCGCTCCCGCCGCCCGGATTGGCATGACGAGATCCGTGCCTGCATGGCGGCAAACTCCGACGCCGACTTGATCCGCGCCCTCGTCGCATATGTCATCGGGGCCTACCGAGGCCATCCTGTGATGCAGCGACTCGTTCTCTTCGCAATCCTTGAGGGGTATCACAAGGAGGCGGACCGAGCATGCCACCTCCCCAAGGCACTGCAAAAAGAGGTCATCGCCTACTTCAAGCGACGACAGGAAGAGGGAGCGCTGCAGCCAATGAACCCCGCCGCGGTGTTCCACATCATCTTCGGCATGGCCAGGAGCTACGCCATAGGCAAGTACTGCTACAAGCTGAAAGAGGTCGCCATCTCCGACGACGAAGCTACCGAGGCCTTCTCGCAGTTCGCGATTCGCGCTGTCATGAAGTAA
- a CDS encoding ligand-binding sensor domain-containing protein — protein sequence MVANPSANSWVGSYILWCLVVLLPSSTQAQYRFTQWTAESGLPQSSVRGMVQTPDGYLWVATLNGLARFDGVRFQVYDKSNTPGITSSRFMAMVPGPGDELWLVSEDHNIIRVHSGQFSPVGESHGVLPHSVNAVTADHGRVWVLSDTHVAEWNRSTEQFERADFSTNDLQFHSLRWYGTGFWAQRDRRLICFNRGRLLNFMMPRGADATRITGVVVNAQDAGWVGTSDGRLARLSDKPGRLTREAQSFALHGLSKTEDWRVEIIPPRFERRIHLPIDGVDHLLQLTAIQADDEDNIWVGTEGQGLYRIQRQQSKVLSKAQGLASDNTYPVLHARSGEIWAGSWPDGVSEIRDGVVVHTFSTAQGIPGLVTSLFEDQAGVLWIGTHGGIRTLVNGRVTNPAIDLQGQSAAQVIHQAPDGAMLFGTGDGLTVTRDHVNHQLTVKDGLTTNDVRVILTDRKGDLWIGGYGGLTRLHGTQITRWTEKDGLPSDNIRSILEDFLGFIWVGTYDGGIGWFRNGKWIIFNKRKGLFDNGAFQILEDARSRFWISSNRGIYRVDRAQLAGVADGKETMITYVAYGRADGMVSVECNGGLWPAGAKDEEGRLWFPTQVGIAIIDPQKVSVISSPPRVVVEDTRIDGQLQHPAKTITLKPAQTSVEIAYTALSLTKPEQITFRYKLNGVDKDWQEVGFRRIAYYTHLPPGRYTFQVLARNSDGVSSLNTAELKLVVVPIFYRRPWFLSTALFLVLSLLTSAWRRRVKQLKQAQMRLQNFSGQLIASQESERRRIAAELHDSLGQRLIIIHNLALFLLRSKGKVRTEEEKRATMEEISGEASAAIEETRSISYALRPFQLDRLGLTRAIRALCTTAAKASDIQLSNDLANIDDAFAEDLHIHLYRIVQEGLNNVLKHSMATTAEVKILRSDHQVTISIQDDGRGMPEKPRTPEPGEGGFGISGMRERVTLLSGSMQVESDAGIGTLVTILLPIARATHHE from the coding sequence ATGGTTGCAAATCCTTCTGCGAACTCGTGGGTAGGCAGCTATATCCTGTGGTGTCTTGTGGTGCTCCTGCCGAGCAGCACTCAAGCTCAATATCGGTTCACACAGTGGACCGCTGAGTCCGGTTTACCGCAAAGCAGCGTGCGCGGTATGGTGCAGACACCCGATGGTTATCTCTGGGTCGCTACGCTCAACGGTCTGGCTCGCTTTGACGGAGTACGCTTTCAGGTCTACGACAAGAGCAATACGCCCGGGATAACTTCCAGCCGCTTCATGGCCATGGTTCCCGGTCCCGGTGATGAACTCTGGTTGGTAAGTGAAGACCACAATATCATCCGCGTCCATAGCGGACAGTTTTCTCCTGTGGGCGAAAGTCACGGCGTTTTACCCCATTCCGTAAATGCTGTCACCGCGGATCATGGTCGCGTATGGGTTCTTTCCGACACCCACGTAGCGGAATGGAATAGGTCGACAGAACAGTTCGAACGCGCAGACTTCAGTACGAACGACCTCCAGTTCCATTCCCTTCGCTGGTATGGGACAGGGTTCTGGGCGCAGCGTGACCGTCGTCTCATTTGTTTCAACCGAGGCCGCCTCCTGAATTTCATGATGCCGCGAGGCGCGGATGCCACCCGGATCACCGGCGTCGTGGTGAATGCGCAGGACGCTGGATGGGTCGGAACAAGCGACGGTCGACTGGCTCGGCTTAGCGATAAGCCGGGCCGCTTGACGCGTGAAGCTCAAAGCTTTGCCCTGCACGGTCTGTCCAAAACTGAGGACTGGCGAGTTGAGATCATTCCTCCTCGTTTTGAACGGCGGATACACTTGCCAATCGACGGCGTCGATCATCTCCTTCAGCTCACAGCCATCCAGGCAGACGATGAAGACAACATTTGGGTCGGCACTGAGGGCCAGGGCCTCTATCGGATCCAGCGCCAACAGAGCAAAGTGCTTTCCAAGGCCCAGGGACTCGCCAGCGACAATACCTATCCTGTGCTGCATGCGCGCTCTGGAGAGATATGGGCAGGCAGTTGGCCAGACGGCGTCTCCGAAATTCGCGACGGTGTAGTCGTGCATACCTTCAGCACCGCTCAGGGCATCCCGGGCCTGGTCACTTCATTGTTTGAAGATCAAGCTGGCGTCCTGTGGATTGGTACCCACGGTGGGATTCGTACGTTGGTGAACGGACGTGTCACCAATCCCGCTATTGATCTGCAGGGCCAGTCAGCAGCACAGGTGATCCATCAGGCCCCTGACGGAGCCATGCTCTTCGGAACTGGCGATGGACTGACCGTAACAAGGGATCATGTCAACCACCAACTAACTGTAAAGGATGGTCTCACCACCAACGACGTTCGTGTCATCCTGACAGACCGCAAAGGCGATCTCTGGATTGGTGGATACGGTGGACTCACGCGCCTCCACGGAACGCAGATCACTCGCTGGACAGAGAAGGATGGACTTCCCAGCGACAACATCCGCAGCATTCTGGAAGACTTTTTGGGATTCATCTGGGTTGGGACATACGATGGCGGCATAGGCTGGTTCCGCAACGGCAAGTGGATCATCTTCAACAAGCGTAAAGGTCTGTTCGATAACGGGGCCTTCCAGATATTGGAAGATGCCAGAAGTCGGTTCTGGATCAGTTCGAATCGCGGAATCTACCGCGTTGACCGCGCGCAGCTTGCCGGAGTGGCCGATGGCAAGGAGACCATGATCACCTACGTTGCCTACGGCCGTGCCGACGGCATGGTGAGCGTCGAGTGCAACGGCGGATTATGGCCTGCGGGTGCAAAAGATGAGGAAGGAAGGCTCTGGTTCCCAACGCAGGTTGGGATCGCCATAATCGATCCTCAAAAGGTCTCGGTGATCAGCTCCCCACCTCGGGTGGTGGTGGAAGACACACGCATCGATGGCCAGCTGCAACACCCGGCAAAGACCATCACGCTCAAACCAGCACAGACAAGCGTCGAAATTGCATACACGGCGCTAAGCCTCACCAAGCCCGAACAAATCACCTTCCGTTACAAATTGAACGGTGTGGATAAGGACTGGCAGGAAGTCGGCTTTCGGCGCATAGCGTATTACACACACCTTCCCCCGGGCCGCTATACATTTCAAGTCCTCGCTCGCAACAGTGATGGCGTATCCAGCTTGAACACCGCCGAATTAAAGCTTGTAGTCGTGCCTATCTTCTACCGTCGCCCATGGTTTCTCTCTACCGCTCTCTTTCTCGTTTTGTCGCTCCTCACCTCTGCCTGGCGCCGACGCGTTAAACAGCTAAAGCAGGCACAGATGCGACTCCAGAATTTCTCAGGACAACTGATCGCTTCGCAGGAAAGTGAACGCAGGAGAATTGCAGCGGAACTTCACGACAGTCTCGGTCAGAGATTGATCATCATCCATAACCTCGCACTCTTTCTCCTGCGTTCCAAGGGAAAGGTCCGTACGGAGGAGGAAAAACGCGCAACGATGGAAGAGATCAGCGGAGAAGCTTCCGCAGCCATCGAAGAAACGCGCTCCATCTCGTACGCATTGCGTCCCTTTCAACTGGATCGTCTTGGTCTGACCCGCGCCATACGGGCGCTCTGCACAACCGCTGCGAAAGCCTCCGACATACAGCTCTCGAACGATCTGGCAAATATCGATGATGCATTCGCGGAAGATCTCCACATCCATCTCTATCGAATCGTGCAGGAAGGCCTGAACAATGTCCTCAAGCATTCCATGGCAACCACAGCCGAAGTGAAGATTCTCCGCAGCGATCATCAGGTAACAATCAGCATCCAGGACGATGGCCGTGGGATGCCCGAAAAGCCGCGTACGCCCGAGCCGGGAGAGGGAGGGTTCGGAATCAGCGGCATGCGCGAACGCGTGACCCTCCTCAGCGGATCCATGCAGGTGGAAAGTGATGCAGGCATTGGTACTCTGGTGACGATCCTGCTACCCATTGCGAGAGCCACTCATCATGAGTGA
- a CDS encoding response regulator encodes MSEIIQILLADDHPVVRRGLRAALEDDERLQVIAEAADGNEALRQMEALNPSVAVLDIDMPGMNGLAVAREALQKKLPTRIIFMTFHADEDLMRAAMESGGQGYLLKGSETDEVCAAIHAVHAGRTYIGSTMAAVLLTQASQRRDVPSSLKLLTPTERKILRLIADGLSSKEIGDALSIHYRTVENHRTNMCRKLEVEGANALARFALHHRAVLQERLL; translated from the coding sequence ATGAGTGAGATCATCCAGATTCTTCTAGCCGACGATCACCCTGTTGTTCGTCGTGGCCTGAGGGCTGCGCTCGAAGACGATGAAAGACTACAGGTCATCGCCGAAGCCGCTGACGGAAATGAAGCGCTGCGTCAAATGGAAGCACTCAACCCGTCCGTGGCAGTCCTCGATATCGACATGCCAGGAATGAATGGATTAGCAGTCGCTCGTGAGGCCTTGCAGAAGAAGCTGCCCACGCGCATCATCTTTATGACGTTTCATGCGGATGAAGACCTGATGCGCGCCGCCATGGAAAGTGGCGGTCAGGGTTATCTTCTCAAAGGAAGTGAGACTGACGAAGTGTGCGCTGCCATCCACGCGGTCCACGCAGGTAGAACGTATATCGGTTCCACAATGGCAGCCGTGCTTCTCACTCAGGCCTCTCAAAGGAGAGACGTCCCTTCAAGCCTCAAACTCCTCACGCCAACCGAAAGAAAGATTTTGCGCTTGATTGCAGACGGCCTGTCGAGCAAAGAGATCGGCGACGCACTCAGTATCCATTACCGCACGGTTGAAAATCATCGCACCAATATGTGCCGCAAGCTCGAAGTAGAAGGCGCAAACGCGCTAGCGCGATTTGCGTTGCATCACAGAGCCGTCTTGCAGGAGCGCCTGCTCTGA
- a CDS encoding response regulator, which produces MKVLIVEDNPAVRRLIRLAISDVADEIAERADGSDALQAYEEHHPDVVLMDVKMSRMDGLVATRQVLQFHPTARIVIVTDYDDDGLRTAASEAGACGYVLKNDLMLLEAFLSHLTC; this is translated from the coding sequence ATGAAGGTTCTGATAGTGGAAGACAACCCCGCCGTCCGCAGGCTGATTCGTCTCGCGATCTCAGACGTGGCGGACGAAATAGCTGAGCGGGCAGATGGATCCGATGCCTTGCAGGCGTACGAAGAACATCACCCGGATGTTGTGTTGATGGATGTGAAGATGTCGCGCATGGATGGTCTCGTGGCGACACGCCAGGTGCTTCAGTTTCATCCGACGGCACGCATTGTCATCGTGACCGACTATGATGACGATGGGTTACGCACTGCAGCCAGCGAGGCCGGTGCGTGCGGCTATGTGCTGAAGAACGACCTCATGTTGCTGGAAGCATTCCTCAGTCATCTCACTTGCTGA